In Hemibagrus wyckioides isolate EC202008001 linkage group LG12, SWU_Hwy_1.0, whole genome shotgun sequence, the genomic stretch GTTTCTGGAAACATTTAGAATTTTTTCAGAGATTTGTCTTATTTTGCATTACTTGGATACTGAAttacacaatatttaaaaaaaatacttttctaCACTCataattatacactatattgccaaaagtattgggacatctgcctttacatgcacatgaatgcagtggcggaccgtgcatttcacacccaggccttcactggtgttcTTCCTGAGTTAATCCACCTcgataccatcattatgaccccctgacattttctactcagccctcctaaaattctgtgattctccataaactctacacaaattggtgttctcctcagtcccctttaaatttcatatgaaaacggtggCTCTTCGGCTaatccccgtctttcagcgtgttcttcaatccacagaccaccgcgtcacagagcgaggatcagaggacaagtgtgtgtgtgtgagtgagtgtgtgtgagtgtgtgagagagtgtgtgtgtgtgtgtgtgtgagtgtgtgagagagtgtgtgtgtgtgagatcaggaagactcgtatttgtcttgttcagtacaaatgttatacacatctatacaatacagtggaatgctgcaataagtttcccatcctaccctgttagtcacacctttattttatttatttattttactattatactcTCATTGGGGGcggagccccccttaaatgaaaattctagaaccGCCCCTGGATGCCAcgacaatagatactaatcacccgttaaataaagtaaaaaagaaattattctacagtatttcacacctcacaaggaatagtccattttattacggttacttttctcacaaagacattcttgatgcagcaaactgcaatctctgaAGGACgtagcatccgaaatgagacgcagtgaatatagaaatactgtatatgggcgggtcactgcctctgactactccaattatccaatcaaaggacgggaaattgttGACGTAATCGTaggcctgctagatggccccagtgacaccaactccaaatctgattggttaatggaacagtttcattgccacttatttaaagctccgggcgcctgcactattgattctgaaggccttgaggcagattttcactctggcaacacatgatgtcatccactgtctgaaatatgattggataaatactcttatcataaatatacactactggaaccagcgcaaccgagagaaaagctatgaaatgtctGGCTTGAAAATGAGAAGGtccggctcacagtctccactctaattcatcccaaaggtgttctatggggttgaggtcaggactctgtgcaggtcagtcaagttcctccacaccaaactcactcatccatgtctttatggaccttgctttggtcactggtgtgcagtcatgtctTGCatgcaaaatgtcttggtatgaagctgaagcattaagagttcctttcactggaactaagaggccgagtccaacccctgaaaaacaacacctgaactcaatgatctggaggggtgtcccaatacttttggcaatatagtgtaatggtgtgatatTCTGGGCCAAAATACTCAGAATCTGAACATAAGTATTTACCAAAACCTTTTGCCATACGCAGCAGGAGATTTTTGGTCCTGGTCTATCATAATCTGATCAAGCTGAAATGTAGAGCGCATCTATGTCTTACTTATAAGTCTGCAAGTGGAAGTTTGATGATAAACTCCTTactcaaaacagctttcaggTTCTCATCACAAAACCAGGAGCCTACTAATCCCGTACAGAACCTTAAACTAACTGATAATAGTGTTTGGACCCCTCTGGGTCTTTTTTTTAAGGTTCCTTTTTCAGGTACTTGTTCTGTGTTCACATTCATGGAAGCAGAACCAGACCTAACCCGGCCCAGTGGAAAAGGTTTATCACAGTGGAGGGCtgttgcaataataataataataataataataataataataaaaaaaaaagaacgccaaaatcatgcacaaacacacacacttcaagcTTCATATCAAATATTAgctatatttatacacacacacacacacagacagagcagTCTGTGAGCAGATCTAACAATGCGCCTAATGCCACACACACCAGATGAATTATTTAATTTGCAAATTAAACCATTGcaaattgaaaaaaatcatctgcaCGCTCTACCTCCCTCTGCAGCGATCCCAATGCAGAAAGTGACACGGTCGGTTTGAGAGGCAGACGCTCAAACTCCTCCCACTTCCTCTCGATCTCCTCCTCTAGGCGTTTCTGTTCTGGAGTTTTCCCCGGCCACTTGCGTGCGGTCACTGCCTCCCGCTGCACGCTACGGCTCTTGTCCTCCTGACCCTGGCCATGCTCACGCACCTGCCCTTCCCCTGCCTCTCTCTGATTGACTGGAGCAGAAAGAGTGGGTGTGGCTACAGGAGAAAGCTCAACATAATCGAACCTGCGCTGTGTGTGGGCAGGAGTGGAGGAGGTTTCTGAAGGGCGGCGAGATGACTGCTGGAGACGGGAGTCCTCTTTTTCAGTAGAGCTTTCTGGAAGTCTGgagcagagagacacagagatgacatcacaaacatgtgtgtgtgggggtgtgggggtgtgtgtgtgtgtgtgtgtgtgtgtgtgtgtgtgtgcatgtgttactCACTGTGTAAGATCCGGAGTACTGCTCGGTCGGATGTTTTTCCTCAGAACCTCAATCCAGTTCCTCCGGATTCCCGCAGTCATAGCTGAGAGCGTGAAAACACCGCTCGCtgtctgagagacagacagacagaagagagagagagacacgcaaAGACAAACCAACAGaggagagagacggggagagagagagagagagcaagagagagagagagagagaagacaggcAGAAAAACAAAGTTTCTATGTGCACAAGCAGCTGCAACATGTACTGTAActgttaatgagtgagtgaatgcagGCGTGACATGAATAAGGGAAAGGAATAAACGAGTGGATGAACGCATGAGCAAACAAAGGAGTGAATAGGTTAATTTACAAGTGGATAAGTGAAAGACCAAGTGAAAATGTCATGAGGTTAATGAGTGAATAAGCCAAATAAATGGAATACATGAGTGAATGAATAGGGgagtgaacgagtgagtgagtgaaaaagTGTGAGTGGGTGACTGAACGtgaggacagagtgagtgaatgagtgagggaacTGAATAAAGGAAtcaatgaatgattgaatgagtgagggaactgagtgaatgaatgaatgtaatgagcaaatgagtgaaaaataaagacaattaATATATAACTGAATGTGAGGATggaatgagtgaatgagggaactgaatgaatgagtgaatgagggaactgaatgaatgaaggaatgaatgagtgaatgagtgagggaactgaatgaatgagtgaatgagggaactgaatgaatgaaggatggaatgagtgaatgagtgagtgagggaactgaatgaatgaaggatggaatgagtgaatgagtgagggaactgaatgaatgagtgaatgagggtTTAGTCACCTGTATCTGAAAGCCATAGTTTTTCTCCACATTAAACTCAGAGACTTTTAAACACGAGCGCAGATCGATCTCTCCATCCAACTCAtctttctgagagagagagagagagagagagaagcaagcAATTAGACAAGAAATGTGTATGCTACACAGGTAATGTTAATGATACACTAATAATAGAGTGAGAGCCAGTTGAATGAAGATAATTACAAATCTCTAGTTaaaatttagaataaataatTACAGCAATTAACAGTAATTAgcagatataaaataaataaaacagaagtaAATCTACTGAATTTATAACATAATACTGTACATACTAGTTTATGTGAATTTGATTTTAACTACaaggtataaacacacacacactcttacctcCTCAGCTCCAGAGTCTCTGTAGTATTTCAGTCCAGCATCAGTCAGCACAAACCAGTGCTTCTTCCactgcgcgcgcacacacacacacacacacacacacacacacacacacacacacacaaatacatctatttaattacaaaattgcAATACATGAGAAATAATAGCTGTTACACAgacccccatacacacacacaaacacccccacacccctacacacacacaaacatacacacaccactacacacacacacacacacaaacacccccacatccacacacacacacccccacacccaaacacacacaaaaacacccccacatccatacacacacctacacacacacaaacacacacacacacacagacacacacctctccatTTTCGTCCAGTTTGGACATCCATCCCTTCTTAAAGTTCAGCAGATCAGgctgaaagtgagagagacagggcgGGGTTAGTGCTTAAACcatctacacacaaaacacatttgtgtgtgtgtgtgtgtgtgtgtgtgtgtgtgtgtgtaaacatggtgttatgaatgtgttaaaactaacaggaagtgatgaaagatAGCtgagacagcacacacacagcagagcaaCAAGCACTCTGAGCAACAAgctttcctacacacacacacacatatatacactatatatatatatatatatatatatatatatatatatatatatatatatatatataaaaataatgtgagtgtatgtgtatacacatatatatatatatatatacacacacatacatacacacacaggtacacacacacacatacatacacatacatacacacacacatatatatatatatatatatataaaaccccTGATTAtaatcacagtaatgtagtgttaatgtactTTAAATGTGAACATGTATAACTCTGTAGATCTTACCGTCATTATCAGGTGATCCAGAAGGCAATGTgaggaataaacacacagataaataaaataaaatattaataaaagtgtGTTAATGCTCCATGGGTGATGAGTGTTGGTTGTTTCAGAGCTGCGCGTGCAGCAGTGTCTCGCGCTCTACCTGTTGATCAGCTAACTGGCTAAAGCCTGAGGAGACATGACGCCGCGCCTAACGCCGCCTGCAGAACGCCTTAATAACACCAAACTCTGTCAAAACCGCCAACAAACAAGCAATAAAACGATTAACGGACGGAAGTGACCGCTGATTTTAAAGTTTAATCTACACTTTCAACAACTTTTTACCCCGCGAACTAGGTGAGAGAGTCTCTTCCTGGGCGGTTCCCTCAGCGACTCTACACAGAGATCctcaacagccaatcagaagcgcCGCGCGAGCGCTCACGACCCACTTCCGGAGTCTCAGAGCctcagagagagggggagagggggagagagagagagagagagagagagagagagagcaagagggggagagagagagagagagagagagagacagatagatagatagatagatagatagatagatagatagagagaaagagagagagagagagagacagatagatagagagagagagcaagagagagagagagagagacagatagatagagagagagagcaagagagagagagagacagatagatagagagagagagcgagagagagagagacagatagatagatagagagagagagcaagagggagagagagagagagagagagagagagagagatagatagatagatagatagatagatagatagatagatagagagagagagagagagagagagacagatagatagagagagagagcaagagagagagagagagagagagacagatagatagagagagagagcaagagagagagagagacagatagatagagagagagagcaagagagagagagagacagatagatagagagagagagcgagagagagagagacagatagatagatagagagagagagcaagagagagagagagagagagagagagagcaagagagagagagagagagagagagactgtggtGCTGTGGGAtaaattattattgtatattttatattttatacattacatttctgCAGTCTCAGAGCctcagagagagggggagagagagatagagagagagatagagagagagactgtggtGCTGTGGGataaattatatattgtatattttatattttatacattacatttctgcagacatttttccttcattcattttgaaCACATTAAATTATAAGAATTACAAACTGAACTTTTTAGACATTAAACTGAGATTATTCAGTAAACTCAGTCCTCAGTTCTACGTTATTCTGAGAGATTTccacatgttcatgttcatgttcatgttcatgttcatgtgaaTGAAACCTGAAGTTGAAAGATAAGAAGCAATGTTTCACTTTTCGTTTAGCTAGCACGTGACGATCTTATCTAGATAGCCACATAATATTAGCTTGCATTAAAATGTCTGTGACAGAATTTCTCACATTTTCTACTTTTCTGTTCTAAGACCATAGAACTCATTACACATGTCCAGAGTCTTCACAGTAGAGTCGTGAGATTTGGGACGCAGCCGTTTCCTAGCCCTGGCCTGATGGAGGTCATGAGGTCACTGTGGAAACTCTCAGGTGATGAAACTGGATTTCTTTACTACATGCATAACACTGCTGCTCCAGGTCAATATGTCCAATATCAGAGGCTAGTTTTTCAGGAGGAAGATCATTTTTTCCTAACAGTAAATATTAAAGGGATTACTTTAGCAATGAAGGaacaaatatttttatgtttttttcccagaTTGTTCTTTTTGATTAGTAATGTGTTTTCTATATATTTAACTGGTCAGTGTGCTTCACTGTGATTTCTTCTCCTTTCTACAGGTTAAAGTGAGGTTGCAGATGTTAATGTTAACCTCGGTGTTGATTAGTGTGTAATCCAACACGCCTGTGCAGACACTGATTTAATCTGGACTTGTGTTCCTTCTCTGAACTGATGGAAGGCAGGAATTTGTTGTGCAAGTCCAGGCAGAGCTTTCAGTTCACGCAGACATCTCACACTGCCACAGGGCTCAGTGTATTCATCTAATACTGCTGATGTTTTTATACATATCACCctatacacagagagagagatggacagacagagaaacagaaagctAGCGatcgagagagacagagtgacatACCTGTTGAACTTTGTCGTCCTTCTCCTGCTCCATCTTACTTCccttcaacacaaacacagtatagtctgtctgtctgtctgtctgtctgtaaccatctctctgtgtgtgttacctgtgcaGGTGTGATACCTGTAtttgtggaggtgtgtatgcaGCGGAGGGATTTCCTCGTTGATCTGTCATGTCGTCCCATGTGATGTGGGCGGGTTTAGTGTGGGAGTGGCTATATGTACATAATATAATGACCTGTTAACACACTGTTAATGAACTTAAGATTTATTGCATATGATGCTACCACTtgctgtttagttttgtttgttttataccTGGCAGGTTTGTATAATGAGGTTTCGTCTCTGTTTCCTTTCTCCATTCCCTCCATCTGGTTTGGCCTCACCCTCTGGAGGACCCTCTTGACCTTCGGAAGGTCGGCCATAATGGCGTATTCCTCTCTGTTCAGACCGGACGAGCCGCTGGACATAACTGAATCTATTGAGCTCTGAGAAGAAGTGTGATTTCTCATCAGTGGGGAGGGGCTTCTAGTCCGGCAGGAGGAGCTATGCTGGTCCTGACCCTGGCTCCTGTCACCGGTACTCCAGGAAACATGGGCAGATTTTCGAACACCAGCCAGCCTGCTTTCACTGCACTTCCTAGTAGGAGAGGAGTTACGGGATATGGGTGGGCTGTTGAGAGAGTGGGTGGAGCCTCGCCATGATCCTGCTGTGCTGCTATTAGTTGATCTCCCCATGTGGGATACAGACTCTATCCTGGATTCACTGACAGTTTTGTGTATTATCATCTGTCCCCGCTCACTGTGCTCTGATCTCATACGTGATTGGCCAGGAGGGTCATAACCACGTTTGGAAGAGGAGGGACTTCGGTTACCAGAAGGCCGGTTTGATCCAGAATAATTGCTGTGCTCTGATCTCAAACATGATTGGTCAGGAGGGTCATAACCCCGTTTGGAAGGGGAGGGACTTCGGTTACCAGAAGGCCGGTTTGATCCAGAATAATTGCTGTGCTCTGATCTGAAACATGATTGGCCAGCAGGGTCATAACCCTGTTTTAAAGGGGAGGGACTTTGTCTACCAGAAGGCCGGTTTGATCCAGAGTAAGTGCTGCGCTCTgatctgaaatctgattggccagGAGGGTCATATCCCCGTTTGGAAGGAGAGGGACTTCGGTTACCAGAAGACCGGTTTGATCCAGAATAATTTCTGCGCTCTGATCTGAAATGTGATTGGGCAGGAGTGTCATATCCCCGTATTGAAGTGGAGGGACTTTGGTTACCGGAAGATCGGTTTGATTCAGAATAATTGCTGCTCTCTGATCTGAAACGTGATTGGCCAGGAAGGTCATAACCCTGTTTGGAAGGGGAGGGACTTCGGCTATAGGAAGATTGCTCTGATACACTTTTGTGCAATGATGATTGTTTAGTAGGTACATCATAGCTCCGCCTTGTTGGGGAGGAGTGTCTTTTGATCTCGGATTTATGCGATGATAGGCTGCTAGCCTCAAAGCTCCTTCTTGAAGGAGAGGAACTTGTGCTGTTATGACCTCGCCCACTTGAAATGAGACTCTTGTCTGGTTGGCTGGTTGTCCCATAGCCCTTTCTCACAGGTGAAGCGCTACGCCAACCTTCAACCACTTTGTGCAAAATTGACTGGCCGCTACTCCTGGATGGTGAGGAGCTCtgactttctcttttcttctgattATTTGTAAAgttgttttgtttcgttttcGTTTCTGTTTTCCAGAGAAGTGACTGTCCAGTGGCATCATGGCTCCGCCTTGCAAAGGAGGGACTTTGGGTTTGGGTTCCCAGACCACTTTGCTCTGTCTTCCTTAAACCGGCTCTCAGGTCAGCATATGGGCTTGCCTGGGACTTAGTGAGATTACTGACAGCTCCGACAGTGCTAGCAAAAGTTCTGAAATTTTTCCGAGTGGTTTCAGATTCAGCTGGACGGCCGAATGAATTCCGATTGGAGCCTTTGGATTGATTGTCTCGTCTCTCTGAAATGTTGTCCATCCCATACCCACGAGACGATAGCGAGGAGACAGACTCGGCCCGTTTGAATGGGGAGGAACTTCGGGATGGAGATGAAGACCGAGAAAAGCCAGAATCCTTTTTGGAGGGAAAGAAATTTCCAAATTGACTGGGAGATGAATTCTGTGCTCGGAATCCTCTTTTTTGGGATGCGGCCAGTGACTCGGCCTGCTTGAAGGGTGTGGGACTTAAAGATCTTGGACCTGCCTGAGCCTCAACTTCCATGCTGAGGTCTACAGGTTCTGGAGAGGAGTTCAGTGGCACTGGTGCTAAATCTGGATTCAGGATCTCAGAGGTTCTTCTCTGTGAAGGAACGCCAAGGTCTGGGTTTCGGAATGGAATGGCAGCTTTGGGCTCAGGCATTCGGTTGCTTGGTAAAGGATGTCCACGTTCGGCATGACGATGAGGAGAAGGACTTTTATCTCTTAATGTGCGAGCACCAGCTACACGACCCAGAGAGAAATATCCACTTTCTCGATCTTGGTCAGCTTTGGAACTCCCTGGGGACAGAGGGAGAAGTAGATATTTACACTTTCATCTTAACTTTAAAAAAGTTTCTGTAAGAAAATGAGCAGGGTGAAACTGCACAgccacagagtgaggaacaaaCCACAGAGTCAGGAACAACCACATACATAACTAAACACTTCTCAAAAATAGTCATCCACTTGCACTGGATAACCTTTAGCAAGAGTCTTAATTATCTAGCTGAAAAATAAGCACCCATAACTAAGCATTCTGGCTTACCTACATtagttaccatagcaaccatgATTACTACACCGTACACACTGATGTAGTTACCATGTGCTTATGGTGATGTTTAGTATTTGGTAGCAGTGCTAACAGCAGAACTATTACAGAACACTTTCGGAACATTTCATCTTTCTGATATTGTTCCACACTAACGGTCAGGATGAAGCCCGGGGTTAGTCGTGTTAACGTGGCACACGCAGTAACGTAACACTGAGGAAACACCCTGAGAAATAATTAACTTAGTGTTATTAACACTTCTTCTGCGTCAGGACGTAACCAGAGCTGTGCACATGCAACAAAATGACTTAGTCTCTTCATCATTACTCATTTATTTGTTGAGCAGTGTTAGTGACCTGCCTAGCACTAACACTGAAGATTAAGAACATTTATCAATGAAACTTCTTCAAAAATGCTGTCAGGTTAGCTCTttttagctagctggctaacaaaTACATGCACATGAGTGTCTTATGTCCTATTTAAACTCGTCCACAACTACATCTCCATATATGGGCTCATATCTACATGTATGGACTCAATAACACTCCCACATCACCATATATGGACTCAATAATACTCCCACATCTCCATATATGGACTCAATAATACTCCCACATCTCCATATATGGACTCAATAACACTCCCACATCTCCATATATggactcatatatatataaagatgaaatgtaattataatgaaaattaaaataaaagtccattagagaaataaatattctgGTTGTTGTTTACCGTGAGGGACGGAGGAACGGCGAGTGAAGCTATCTCGGCTCCGTGCTTCCTCCATCCACATGTGTGGGTTGTTTCGGTGTGATGGGGGATCCAAACGTGTCATCCTGCCGTGAGGAAGAGAGAAGtagtcttcctcttcttctggaCTGAAAGAACCAGTGGAGGAGGAGTCACCTTCACTCAGactgggggtggggtgggggtgtacAGTAccattattactgatggtgtACAGTGATGGTAAatcatatattgtataaaagtgcatagattagattaaaaaacaaaactctaGACAACTTGACTAATTGAATGAGAGAATAAAGATGTTACTTAAATAAATTCACTTCAGTAAACGATGATTATCTCACCTGGTAAAGATGTACTGGTCTTGGACTTGACTTTCGTCTCCGTCACGCACGTAAA encodes the following:
- the LOC131362870 gene encoding TRIO and F-actin-binding protein-like isoform X4, whose translation is MPFTGDERVCVQFQPNIFDSSRCHECLRLKHLHTHTPTHTPEQVKPVSESSSREEKDPSTKEDSDDVSVVSGGSLCILSPECDLYVRDGDESQVQDQYIFTSLSEGDSSSTGSFSPEEEEDYFSLPHGRMTRLDPPSHRNNPHMWMEEARSRDSFTRRSSVPHGSSKADQDRESGYFSLGRVAGARTLRDKSPSPHRHAERGHPLPSNRMPEPKAAIPFRNPDLGVPSQRRTSEILNPDLAPVPLNSSPEPVDLSMEVEAQAGPRSLSPTPFKQAESLAASQKRGFRAQNSSPSQFGNFFPSKKDSGFSRSSSPSRSSSPFKRAESVSSLSSRGYGMDNISERRDNQSKGSNRNSFGRPAESETTRKNFRTFASTVGAVSNLTKSQASPYADLRAGLRKTEQSGLGTQTQSPSFARRSHDATGQSLLWKTETKTKQNNFTNNQKKRESQSSSPSRSSGQSILHKVVEGWRSASPVRKGYGTTSQPDKSLISSGRGHNSTSSSPSRRSFEASSLSSHKSEIKRHSSPTRRSYDVPTKQSSLHKSVSEQSSYSRSPSPSKQGYDLPGQSRFRSESSNYSESNRSSGNQSPSTSIRGYDTPAQSHFRSERRNYSGSNRSSGNRSPSPSKRGYDPPGQSDFRSERSTYSGSNRPSGRQSPSPLKQGYDPAGQSCFRSEHSNYSGSNRPSGNRSPSPSKRGYDPPDQSCLRSEHSNYSGSNRPSGNRSPSSSKRGYDPPGQSRMRSEHSERGQMIIHKTVSESRIESVSHMGRSTNSSTAGSWRGSTHSLNSPPISRNSSPTRKCSESRLAGVRKSAHVSWSTGDRSQGQDQHSSSCRTRSPSPLMRNHTSSQSSIDSVMSSGSSGLNREEYAIMADLPKVKRVLQRVRPNQMEGMEKGNRDETSLYKPASHSHTKPAHITWDDMTDQRGNPSAAYTPPQIQKGWMSKLDENGEWKKHWFVLTDAGLKYYRDSGAEEKDELDGEIDLRSCLKVSEFNVEKNYGFQIQTASGVFTLSAMTAGIRRNWIEVLRKNIRPSSTPDLTQLPESSTEKEDSRLQQSSRRPSETSSTPAHTQRRFDYVELSPVATPTLSAPVNQREAGEGQVREHGQGQEDKSRSVQREAVTARKWPGKTPEQKRLEEEIERKWEEFERLPLKPTVSLSALGSLQREVASLTQQAECVRGEGGVCVQGGVCEGGVCVCCSVNLEQMERAHRHALEELQRKHERQIAEMEREKERLLTEETQATARVMEALRKAHKEELEREVQKAKHLTTQAADTHTVRDQQRQELMSLKRELEGLSDRYSQKCLELNREQQNNGEKERQISMKEREMEQLRRQNQDLQSRLTEEIRRIRSNVTGQRSGDVIIDSNKGRSLCELEVLLRVKHNEVEYLHKEITCLRNEVQFLDTEKQSVCTQYEDVCEELKVMKERSEQEVQTLREHLRLAVAALQEERGLHNSI
- the LOC131362870 gene encoding TRIO and F-actin-binding protein-like isoform X1, translated to MPFTGDERVCVQFQPNIFDSSRCHECLRLKHLHTHTPTHTPEQVKPVSESSSREEKDPSTKEDSDDVSVVSGGSLCILSPECDLYVRDGDESQVQDQYIFTSLSEGDSSSTGSFSPEEEEDYFSLPHGRMTRLDPPSHRNNPHMWMEEARSRDSFTRRSSVPHGSSKADQDRESGYFSLGRVAGARTLRDKSPSPHRHAERGHPLPSNRMPEPKAAIPFRNPDLGVPSQRRTSEILNPDLAPVPLNSSPEPVDLSMEVEAQAGPRSLSPTPFKQAESLAASQKRGFRAQNSSPSQFGNFFPSKKDSGFSRSSSPSRSSSPFKRAESVSSLSSRGYGMDNISERRDNQSKGSNRNSFGRPAESETTRKNFRTFASTVGAVSNLTKSQASPYADLRAGLRKTEQSGLGTQTQSPSFARRSHDATGQSLLWKTETKTKQNNFTNNQKKRESQSSSPSRSSGQSILHKVVEGWRSASPVRKGYGTTSQPDKSLISSGRGHNSTSSSPSRRSFEASSLSSHKSEIKRHSSPTRRSYDVPTKQSSLHKSVSEQSSYSRSPSPSKQGYDLPGQSRFRSESSNYSESNRSSGNQSPSTSIRGYDTPAQSHFRSERRNYSGSNRSSGNRSPSPSKRGYDPPGQSDFRSERSTYSGSNRPSGRQSPSPLKQGYDPAGQSCFRSEHSNYSGSNRPSGNRSPSPSKRGYDPPDQSCLRSEHSNYSGSNRPSGNRSPSSSKRGYDPPGQSRMRSEHSERGQMIIHKTVSESRIESVSHMGRSTNSSTAGSWRGSTHSLNSPPISRNSSPTRKCSESRLAGVRKSAHVSWSTGDRSQGQDQHSSSCRTRSPSPLMRNHTSSQSSIDSVMSSGSSGLNREEYAIMADLPKVKRVLQRVRPNQMEGMEKGNRDETSLYKPASHSHTKPAHITWDDMTDQRGNPSAAYTPPQIQGSKMEQEKDDKVQQPDLLNFKKGWMSKLDENGEWKKHWFVLTDAGLKYYRDSGAEEKDELDGEIDLRSCLKVSEFNVEKNYGFQIQTASGVFTLSAMTAGIRRNWIEVLRKNIRPSSTPDLTQLPESSTEKEDSRLQQSSRRPSETSSTPAHTQRRFDYVELSPVATPTLSAPVNQREAGEGQVREHGQGQEDKSRSVQREAVTARKWPGKTPEQKRLEEEIERKWEEFERLPLKPTVSLSALGSLQREVASLTQQAECVRGEGGVCVQGGVCEGGVCVCCSVNLEQMERAHRHALEELQRKHERQIAEMEREKERLLTEETQATARVMEALRKAHKEELEREVQKAKHLTTQAADTHTVRDQQRQELMSLKRELEGLSDRYSQKCLELNREQQNNGEKERQISMKEREMEQLRRQNQDLQSRLTEEIRRIRSNVTGQRSGDVIIDSNKGRSLCELEVLLRVKHNEVEYLHKEITCLRNEVQFLDTEKQSVCTQYEDVCEELKVMKERSEQEVQTLREHLRLAVAALQEERGLHNSI